In the genome of Daucus carota subsp. sativus chromosome 9, DH1 v3.0, whole genome shotgun sequence, the window TATAGACAGCAAAAAGGATTTTGACGGCTTAACTCTGTAATGGCAAATCAGTGTAATTAGGTAAGGGGACCTTCCGCAATTGGAAATTCGAAGGATTGGTCCGGTGTCAAGCATAGATTATCATTGTCAATTTTAAAGGAgcttaaattgaaaataatgatAATACAACTTTGCAGCCCATGATACTTATTGGTTCAATTAtccatatttataataattgaaTTATAGCTGATCAAATACTATATAGCAATTATAGATCTATAGGAATACTTGTATTTCCATAGATTACCCAAACTCTATGTCATATATATGCTATCAATAATAACTAACCTAGCAGGTTGGAGCTTTGAAGTTGTTGGCTGAGAATACTTACCAATGCTATTTATTAACTTCAAGTGTTTCCCTTTATCATCATACCTTTATTTTTTCTATATTCACAAGCtatttaattagattttaaaactTTAAACCCACTTATGTTGTTATAACCGTGACGTCTAATTATTGGCTGTATTATTCTCCTTAGTGGAGACACAACTTAATGAGGGACTAATAATCGTATTTTAACACTTAAATTCCACTTTTTACACCTTTCAAGTTAGAAAACATAATATGTAAAGGATTGCATTTTTCTATGATTGCAGGCTTAGATTTATGATTTTGACTAATGCAAGAGTCCAATTGTTTCTTAAGTGTCCCCATTGTTTCTTGATCTATACTACTTTGATGCATTATTTTTCAACAAAGGTAAATATTGCAAGAGACCTGTTAAAAAGGTAATGAGAAGCTGTATAAAGCATATGTGTCATGATCTTATATAAATTAGTCTGAAGACTAcgaaaaatttagaaatttttgTGATTTAGTTTAAGAGATGAGATGTTAAACATCCAAACCGGTCGAAGAGGATAGCCCAAGACATTGAGTGAGACCCTTCCTTCAATCCCAGCCTTATCTCTAGGATGATGAAATTTGCATGTGGCTCCAAACTTGCATGTTCCTGTCTTCAAGTAGTACTGGCAAAAGAatccaaataaatttaatttcaacAAAAACCACAGTTATGCTAATACATAAACTGTATCTGTTAAAAGATATATACAACGTGCACGTAAAAGATAAAGATACTCTGCATGTATAGGATGTTCCCGTAGTGTATGAGGATATTATATGTATACATTTTACTAGTAATCGTACATGCCTGGCATTCCTGTTGTCCAATTCTTTCTGGATATTCTCCTCTCATCCTTGCAGTGGCAATAGCCTGAAACAATCAAATAGATATAAAACTACATGAATCATATTAACTGCATTGACAGGTTACTATTCGATTAAGGAATAATTTGCTCCTGGTATAGGTATTTTTAAAAGCTTCCTTATCTAAGAAAGCAAAACTGCTCAAATTATatggagaataaaaaaaaagagcgAAATCAAAGCTGCGAGGTAGTTTATATAAAGTGTCTTGTAAATATGCTGAAAAGCATGTTCCTTTCTCCGGATcatatcagatatatatatatatatatatatatatatatatatatatatatgccagaTGAGTGCAGACTATAAGGAGCATCTATGTACatatgtatgtgttttttttctttatgaGAATATCACTGTGCAACCAGCTCCTCAAGAGTTCCGTTCAAATTATATTGTAAAGGTCAAGCCTTTCagtaaaataacaataaattacaggTTCTGATTAACCAACCTAAAGAACTGTttagtagaagtcaaaaatttTGATTCAAAAGACAATTTGTGACAGGATAAGTAGAAGCTATTCCTCTTCACCCACCCTATAAGAGGTGAAAAGGATAAATAGTGGAAAGGGGAAAGTATGAAAAACCACAAAGGTCCAGCAGCTCCAATATCAGCATATATGTGGATTAACTAAATGAGTACTAAAATAAAGAGGCTTTAAAGTATCAGTTTCCACTTGGAAACTAAAGGCTATGCATATACTACTGAACACTAACATTGAATATTAAAACACGATATATACTTACTAGTTTCCTGTTAGTAGGATGATTAAATCGGCATGAATTTCCAAATCGACACAGGCCTGTTCTAATGTAGTAGGAACAGTCAGGCTCTCCTTCACGCACAGGATAAAATCCCGAATCTATTGCACTCCTTGATGTCAAATTCATATCCCATAGTTCATCTGAAACATGATTGACACAGCTGGTCAGTAAAGTTAAATATTTCTAAACAATTAAATCTGACCAATTAATGGAAGTATCCACAAAActcaacataatttttttttaataggcTTGCATTCATTTGTAAGTCATATTCTTTGTTGGACTTTCATCAGAACAGCTCTATATTGCACACCAGTCAAGAAAATGTTaaacaacaaaatggtgtgaaGCAAGTAGATTTTAGACTTTGGTGTTGGGAGTTGCTCAGTTCATATCTTTGGTATGGAGGCTATGAAGAAGAGGATAAATGTGTTATCTGCAAATTCACAAATAGGAACTAAAATTGCTACTACGGAAACTACACCCAGAAATCTAACTCTTTTCCTTCTTAGCTGATCTTTATCCAGTATTTTATGGATCCCTTTATTTCTTCACAACACCGTCAATGACAGATGCATAGCGGGAAGGGTGAAGGCCTCACCGCTTGATTTTGCATTTAGTAATATAAGTCGTCAATATTGACTGAAATTTGAGTACCAGGCCCTCCTGATTCTTACTAAAGAGTAAATATTAAGAGAATTCTGAGTTGGTAAGACGCTTTGTAGGAAAACTGTGAACCCAAATATCAGAAACACTCATTCATTATAATCTTGCAACAATCCTCTCTAGTTTCCAAAGTCAGCAATTTTCTCCTTTTTAAATTGGAAACTCGTATTGTTCTCAAACTGAATCTCAAAATAACACTTGTGAATTTGTATTATTATTGGCCCCTGCTTTAAAATTTTCTGCTTCCTCCTCTGTGCATTGTTGTTGCCTCGAAACTGTTCTTGTTACACTTTGTTAGTGCTTTCTTTACGACCgcacttctacttatttacaaaCTAGCCTTACACAGCAACACTTAATACGTAATTACGGAACTAGGTCTATAAAACCTACACTGCATTAAATGAACTACACTTTAGAGAAGTCTAGAATTCTAATCAAGCAGCTTAAAAGTGTGAAATGTGACGATTTCACCAGGTGGATCATACAAAACGAAGCTCGAACATCGTAGTATCAAAACGTAACTTGATCAGTAAAAGTAAAAATGTGACAATTGAATCAGCAAAAATCTAAAAATGGTGAAGACAACAAAAAAGAAGAATGATCAATGTCGAGTATCAAGTATGCCAAAGTATGATCACGTTAAGCAGCGATCACAAGCCTAGCTCAAATCACAAAATGAACATATgtacacagagagagagagagagaggaagagagagagagagagagagagagagagagagagaggagagagagagagagagagagagagagagagagagagagagagagagagagagagagagagggagagagacagggagagagagagagagagagagagagagataccgTCATCCAAGGCGGAAGGACCGACGGACATGGGAATGGCAACGCCTAAGTCCATGAAGAAAGTGTCATGAGAGTTGGGAAGTTACATCAAcagatatgtgtgtgtgtaatgtGTATGTATAGGTAGGAGATAGAAAAAGTGGGTAATTTGTGTCTTGTAATCTCTCCTCtccacaaaaaagaaaaaagaaaaaggagagAGAGAATGAATATAAACCAGTCATCTTGAATGCATTTCTTATAATTCGATGCGCCCCCAACCCGGGTTTATGCCTTGTATACGGCCCCGTAGTCCTCATCCCACTCGCGCCACTCTTTCTATTATCCTCCCTTGCTATCTACCACTATTACTTTTCCTATTATCATTTCTTGTCTAGTGCATTTCATTCAATTTATCATTATCATTCGAGTATAATGGAAGGGCAATAtgttaaatttgaattaatttgttcaaaaaaaagTGATGTTCTCGTATATCTCTCCTATAGATACAATAGATGTGTTAACTTGGATAATAAGTCAAAAATAccgaatataatttaatatttgaaaattgtaaCCGATCAATTGATAGCATATTTTATGTCGTATCAGTTGATCAGGGAGCCCATCAACAGATAAgattttgtaataaaattggTAATTTACGAATTAGCAGGTGATAGAATAAGTTGTTCGATTGATTTAGTATTTGATTTATCAACGAATGTCTAATTAGGATGACAGATcgtaaaaactgaaaattaacgATAATATTTAAACCATTAGCTGATGTGAAACAAAACTTCATAAACGGCTAGTGAAGAAAAGTTGCAGCTGACGAACTTGTGTGACGGCTTGTCATGAAAGTTATCAACGGCTACCAATAGCTTATCAATAACTACTTCAAGAATTATCAATTGACAGCTCCAGCAGCAAATAAGGACAATAGGAATATGGGTTGATCTAATAATGTACAAATTGTTTTAGAAGGTAAATTTAATTTAGGCCGAATACCATATTGAAAAACTCGAGATCTATCATTCCTATATATACAACACGAGAGTATTCACGAAAGCAATCTGTCAATAAGataaatattttcaagaatGTACAGGCAAAAAATTGAGTAGGAGTTCATCTTTATCTAGGAATCGAAAGTTGGTTTAGTTTCTGTCAAGAAAAATTTGTAAACTTGGAATATATAACCAAGTGCcgtaattaatttcaaatactcATTCAAGTTAGAAGATAGAGTTATGCTTGGAACTCCTAGAAAATATTCATTAAAAGCAAGCTCCTTATCTTTCTTTTGCAAATACTCATTCGAGCAAAAAGATAGAGTCATGCTCAGAACTCCTAGAAAATATTCTATAAGAGCTTCTATCTTTCTTTTACAAGTAGATGTGTTCTTAAAATACAAAAgagttcttcaatataaaatctatcTATCAAGTGGAAAAACAAACCCACCAGGAATTTTTGAAAGTTCTTATATCATTAAATGTTGTTTATTCTATTTATCCCCCTACTAGAATCTTTCTTAAAAGTTATATCGTTAAATACTACTATTGATATCAGAGAAGGCTTTTAGTGTACAAGAAGTAAAGATCTCAAACAATCAACTAAGAGAACATCCGTTGATAATACTAAATTGCTAATGCAGCATCAGTTGATAATAGTTTTTCCGTCAGACTAATACTTTATCAGTTGATACAAGGCTTTGCAGTGTAGTTGGGTTATTTGTTTTAGAACAATTACTATGCTAGTCAGTTTAAGCATATATCAAGAATTTTTGCAATACAGAATTGATTCACGCATCGACAGATATACTTCCGTTTAAACAGAACTAGTGTGTAACTGTGTATGAATGGCTACATAAACAACCACCTATACCTGCATCTGCTCACCGCAGAAGGGAGGAGACTATATAGATTATAGACCCTTGTAGACCCCTTTTATTTGTATAAGTTGATGACTCTGGAATAAAATTTCAGCAGTAAAAAGTATACCCTATatgcttttaaaattttcacctATCTATACGTTTCTTTATTTTCGTCCAGATTTGGCAAACAGAAATGTATCTGCTAATCCTTTCCTGCCTCATTGCCTGTTTCATCCTCTTCTTTCGATTGACTGGCCaattttaaaatgtcttcaacacgaATCTTTCCATCTGTAAAAGAGATAAAACACAAAAGTAACGTTAACAAGATGTGATTAACCTTAGCATTAAGTAGATCATATATGGTTGAGGAAAATTAAAAGTTTCATAATATAGGCAGGACTAATGTCGATATGTCATAATATGAGAAACTATGAAACTATGAAATCGTGGCAATACTTTGAGAATGCTTATGTTttactaattttatataaaagaatCAGGGAACTAGGTATTTTGAATAGCATCAACTTCATGGACAGTAAAAAGTACAATATATATACTACGAAATGATGTTTAAACAGAGAAGAAAAAGGACCAAAAAAACATAGAAATACAGTTGAAAAGTAGATACTCTTTCCTGTAAATCATAGAATATCACCATTAGCTACAAACTTTTTCTTAGATACATGATGTGTAATGTGTTATCTTACTGCCATATCTTATTttactcaaaattttaatgttcaTTTACTTGCCTGCATCTTTGGAAAGGTTGCTTATGAGTTCTTGAATGCCTTCCTTGTCCAAGGTGTCCTTTAAGTACATTGCTGCAGAAGCCAACTCCTCTGGACTGACTATGCCGTCATAATCTCtgcaatacacacacacatacatacacatgAAAGTATCAGAGATCAACCAGAACCttttctgcaacaagaaacgcAGACACCTAAGTCGATATGATATCTACAAAAgttcttttaataatatattgtttgCATAAGATCATTTCATGACAACAGCGATGTAGACTGGGTTTTATGATCTTtgcacaaaaaattatattatatatctaagtTTTGTCAGAAATAGCATTGCTACACATAAATAAAGACCTTCCCGATACTTTTGCTGTAGAATTATGTTATATTAGTTTAAATAAGCTTCAACTGCCTTGATAGATATGGAAGAGGATGGGAAACGACCAGTACCAACAAATAGTATGTGCATAAGTGATTTGAGTGACGATTACCTACAAATAGGCAGGGTGGGCAGGCATGTGTGTTTGCCTCAGTCAGTTTgtgcatgtgtgtgtgtataaggGAAGGAAATGGAAGGTTGATGTCTTCTGCCGTTAAAATTGGCTATCATGTGTTTCGACTTTACTCTCACTCCCTTTTCCAAATAAGCTCATACCAATCCATAGTGGTCCACCCATCCTTCCATTTATACTTAACGCTACAACAAAATATTGCCACCTTTTctataaaaggaaaaaagagaTAAATTCTCCAACACATACCTATCAAGTAACCGCCACCGATCACCAATCTTAGCATCAACATCATCAATCTCTTTCTCAAGTTTCTGGAGCATAGCATCAACCTGAAACATATCCAGTCGAATTAGAGTACCAATACTAGTCCACATTGAATGTTTGAAACCATAACAACTGAAAGTTGACCAAAATAAACAAAGAAACAGAAGTTCGCACCCTATTTATGAGTGCTGAAGAGACTTTAGCATCAACAGTTTTCTCTTCAGTGTCATTGCTCTCCTCTCTAGCAGCTCTGTATGCCTTCTTGGCTGCTTCTTCAGTTTCAGTACCTTCCTTCTCAACCATTCTATTGTACAACTCTATCTGCAAAACGTCCATTATATTAATAGATGATAACCACTACACAGTGATAGGATAGTGTCATAAATAACCATAGGATCATAATAATCTATTGGAAGATTCTTAATcacataaaactatattttaaatttattacaatGACGTTCATTAATTTATCTTAAACACGTTCAGAAACATCAAATACTGCCTTCTAGCCGATATCAAATGCATACCCGCATAAGGATTCTTTGTTTTATAAACCTCAACATCCTACATTCTCAATTTTCGATAGATCCCTGCTATATCTCACTTCTGTGAATATACCAACCATATGCTTTCTCACTCTTATGTCACTAAATCCTTGAGAAGGATAACATGATTTAGATACTTGTGACAATTTAAACAAGTAGTGTTAGACCCTATGGCACAACTTATTACGAATTCAAAACTTGTGAATTCATCACAAAGTATTTATCAGTTGCAGGGGCGGATGCATGTATTGGATTGTGGGGGGAAGTGCCTCCACTCAAATTTGTGTACACATACTAAAGTTTCAAAGATTTACCATGCCcccattaaaataattaaagtgTCCCCATAAAAATGTATcttctcaaataaaatttttctgGAATTTGAAACTTTGGTCCCCATACATAAATTTgacacaaataataaaatttatatatttgcataatttattggttttttagttataaaattgaaattttgttaTCCACAAGGTGCCCCCACTAATTTTCTTCTTGGGATCTGGATCCGCCACTGAACGTGCATGTTACCTGGACTCAGTTGGAAGTGTCCAACATAATTAGGCGTCCAAGACTTGAActcaacaatattttaattatgcatgttttagCTTGAATTGATGTTGAGTATACATACACATGAGTGTAGAGTGTCTCACATGCATATGGGGATAAATTTAAAGAGTTAGGGCAAGAAGGATCAGTGTTGCATTGCAAGTTATTATGTCTTTCAAATATTAGAGAAGCAAACTACTGGCAATATTGGAAACAAAGATATGGTTATCTGACAGCAAGCTTATCTAAGTCACTACAATATTTTGAATTCCACAAACAAAATAAATGGTAGGAGTACTTGTATGTTGTATCACAAAGCAAAGACAAGATTCTAGCATGCATCTTCTGTCTTTCAGGCTAAAAGCTTAATGACTATCTTATCGACAAaacataacaaatatataaagatgtatatatgcttgtgttttgTATATACCTCTTTATTGACAAGTCTCAGAAACTCTTCTCGCTCCCTGCTCACTGACTGAAATCGTTATCAGCAAATAAAGTCAAGATTGAGCAACACAATTACAGCATTTAcatattataaacaaataattatatccatgtcctTACAGATGCTGATGCTAAAACAGCCAAGGCACGACTGAGCTCAGAAAGCTGCTCTTGTTTATCCAAAGTTTTTGCTTTAGCCAGTTTATCTGCTTCCTGAGCAGTTGGCACGACCATTTCTTCCAGAGCTACATCTTTCTGCTTCTCAAGAGATTCCTTCTTTTTCGCTTGCTCCTCCTCTTTCTCTTCCTCCTCCTATAACATACATACAATCTAAATACGTAAAATTGAACTATCTATCATCGCATAATAGTTTggaatttaaaacaattatgtaGCCGTAATAAATATTGATATCATAATTTAGATTGGACCTTGATCATTTCTTCTTGCATTTCTAGGAACTCCAATTTTCTTCTCCTTtctgaaacagaatcttcaGATGGCAAAGATGTAATACCAACTGTGTCCACCACCTCATCTGGCAGCGAGGACAATGTTGCTTGAACAGCTTCTTCTGGTTTCAATTTACCAGACACGGTGAAAGCTCTGCAGATAGTACGACACCGCAGAGATATTGATTGATATTACATAAAAGTGTTTCAACTTCCAACAAATGCATCTGTCAATGGGCAAAGCCCCGCAAAGAACTAATTAAACTCAAAACCAAGTAATAAGCTACAAACTAGAACTTACCTGGAAAGAATTAACAAGGAGGATGGTACTGAGTGATTTAGAGATAAGTCTAACCAATCACGCATCTgcagaagaaaaacaaaagattgTAAGTCCGTCTACCTAGTTTATGTTGCATTCAAATATGAATTTCCATGACTTCTTCCCCAAACATATGATGGTGTATGAAAAAAgtgcaaaaaatgaaaaattcagCAGCTATAACTGGATACAGAGAACTCCTTAGAAATTCTTGCTTAAAAAATTTGACACAAAACAAGTTAATTTTTTACGCAAAAATTTGACATCTTAATGtaacttttattttctttttgaatgtAAAGAAATTAAGAGGTCAAAAAGCTGAAATCCTAGCATTTTCTTATATGCTTGCTATTAAGTCGGAAATCCATTTTCAATTTTCTAGAAACAATGCTTTCCACGGTAGCTTTCAACCAActgaaatataaaaagaaataaaaaaccATGAATCTTATAGCCCTTAGTCAAACCTCCAAAGGCAATACTGGAAGGACACTGCAGCAGTTCTGCGTGACTGCGCGTGTGTGTGCATGTGTGTTTTGGCTAAGGAAAGCTTTTGCGGTTAAGCTTGAATTCTTTTGGATGAACCTTTGACAACTTGAAGCATAATCTTTAGAAACTGAAGCAGTACCCAAAATACAAAATTCTCAATCCCAGTTTATTAAGCTGATTCCATATAACagtgttaataatttatatcatcGTCACGACTAGTTGTGTAGCACATGTTTTTGGCACATATCACATATTTACCGACTTATTACATCTATACCGGCAATTATGTACATTGACATGAACTTTTAGTGTTTAGGTTTAAAATTTAGGCACAGGCAAGAACAAGAACACTAAAGTACATTGACGTTGTGTTTGGGTACATGACAcgaaaagaaattaaataatacaaatatatttaatttgaaatttgtttattattatttatccttttaataaaattataatcttatgATATTAATAATTAGTAGTTATTTAAACTTTAAGAGTAAATTTTAATTCTGAATGTGTTTAAAAATGTACAGAACTGatactataatattaaaaattacagtACATTAATGAAAATGAcatcttcaaaatatttatatatgtgacgTGAAATTATGGCATGCGACTGGGTTTGAACTTTTGGTACACGAAAGTGATCACACAAAAAGTACACTTAAACACTAAATGATTTCTAGGtatatttgcaaaaaaaaaaaaaaaactggatGAATTCAATGGAAAAATCTGGATACTTAACCAAAAAAAAGTCTGGCTGACAAAATACTTTTATGCTATTGATGTTACAATAGGCGGGGAGTCTGATTCATTGTCTAGCACAATAAAATCTCACTTTTATTTAAGAAAGTAGAGAATTTCTGTTTCCTCGTATTCATTTAGAAAGCAGAAATATTCTGATTCTTACTATACACCTAGGAAAGTAAAGTAGACTAATTTACTCTAGTTGTAAGGTTTTTCTGAGGTAAGTGAGGGTAAATTCATATTAAAACGAAATCTGACTTGCATGATAAAGCTTAAGAACATCTTAACGAAAACAAGAGAAGAGACTGAATAACTAGTTTAtcgtataaaataaaaaaaattgaaatattatcgAATATCAAAATAAAGATCAGACCTGCTCACGCATTTCATCAACTGAACGTAAACCAAGTAAACCCCTGTCTCTACAAGCTTGCCTCAGCTCCTCCTCAGAAAGGGAATCCAAGCCCTCTGCTTGTATCATCTTGTCATCACTCTTAATTCTGCCAGAAGGGTTTTACAAAAAAAGTTGTTCTTCATCGGCAAACTGTTTTAAGCTTTAGTAAATGTTTTATCAGATAAACTTTTCTCCTAGCCTTATAATTTCAGACATTCTTATTCtacataaaaatgatttttaatcaACAGATAGTAATATGCAAAGAATGCAGGTTCTGCAATTTAAAGCACAAAAAGTTCTGATGTATAAAATATGTTGACTGCTGTAGCACTGTAATGGTAACGCCTCAATTAATGTTAATCCTGATTAATGATTAAATCTTAAATGCACTAAAGAATATCAATTATATTCAATGCTTAAAAGCGCTTTAACTGATCGGTTATAGTCATTGGTCATAGTGTAATACATATAATACATGGCATGTCTACAATTGACGcagaaattttttttatgttgtaCTTCAGGGAGAAAAATATACTACATACCAGTAAATGGAAAACATAGGGGAGATACTAAAACAAGACCTCGTCAAAAGAGATAAGCTAtcgtatattatataattaacataTTGTTAGACTCTTCTAAGAGTAGAACTTCAGTTGTTCATTTTCTTTAGCTTACTACAGTAAAGAAATAGTTTTCATAAACCTTTGTATTACTTAATGATATTGTCTTAGCATCCTGAATGCTTCCCTAGGTTAAAAATTTTGCTGCTTCTGTCATACCTTAATATAAGTCTTTTCTTCATTTCTACAATTAATGAAAGAGCTGAAACCAAAAGTTCAACCCCAAAATGTACAAAGCTGTAATTCTGCCATCATAAATCCCTCCTTCAAATGAGGAAACATAATTCCCACTTTTTTATGCTGGTTTGCATAATACATGCTAGTAACTTTTACAAGTCTATGTTAATAACAGTAAGAAGCAGTGGTAGATATTTCAAGTTTTTCCAACATCGGTCCCTAAAATATACCGCACAGAACGGGgttttgttaaatatttgtgGACAAAATCACATACAGAACACATAATTGCATTGTATACGACAGTTGGGTCCAACTTACTTTTGCAGACTCTTTCGAAGCATATAACGTAAATAGGCATCAGTACCATATGGACTGATCCCCATGTATTTGCACATGTTTACCAACCGAGGCCTGCATAAAAAAAGTAAAGCAGGTGTGAATATGGAACAACTGTAGCATTTAATCagttataaatatatcaatatatattatataatgagtTAGAATGTGCTTTAGTTAGTTCTATTAGACATATAACCTTACACTTTAATGACAAGAgatgtataaataatttttgagagTTCATTCCAGCTATTCAGGccaattatacttaaaaaacaCATTACGTCAAAATACAGATTATAAATGTAACAGTTGAATAGTTTATTGTCTAGTTCAGTACAGTAAGTACAAGGGCAGCAACCTGCTGATATTATCCAGAGTGAGCTCATCATTAAACAACTTGGCAAAGCCTAAAATTTCATCATTGG includes:
- the LOC108192301 gene encoding uncharacterized protein LOC108192301; amino-acid sequence: MASRALLRRKKDIFYSLRGPTCLLRGSSRVVDSLDVDVGTVHSFRDSKNTNYRSSSSLAKEEVLIFSAKGFLRRIASTNQSLYPGITEIGFRLPLRGRSLAESIVHFSSAGTSKLEPDSGNDEKADTLKKEASPEECDEAVEGLTTAKAKAKAKQLQESKKDTRSILEKVWAFFLGIGPALRAVASMSREDWVKKLRHWKDEFKSALQHYWLGTKLLWADVTISLRLLQKLANGKNLSRRERQQLTRTTADIFRLVPFAVFIIVPFMEFLLPVALKLFPNMLPSTFQDKMKEQEALKKKLNARIEYAKFLQDTVKEMAKEIQNSRSGEVKKTAEDLDEFMNNVRRGTRVSNDEILGFAKLFNDELTLDNISRPRLVNMCKYMGISPYGTDAYLRYMLRKSLQKIKSDDKMIQAEGLDSLSEEELRQACRDRGLLGLRSVDEMREQMRDWLDLSLNHSVPSSLLILSRAFTVSGKLKPEEAVQATLSSLPDEVVDTVGITSLPSEDSVSERRRKLEFLEMQEEMIKEEEEKEEEQAKKKESLEKQKDVALEEMVVPTAQEADKLAKAKTLDKQEQLSELSRALAVLASASSVSREREEFLRLVNKEIELYNRMVEKEGTETEEAAKKAYRAAREESNDTEEKTVDAKVSSALINRVDAMLQKLEKEIDDVDAKIGDRWRLLDRDYDGIVSPEELASAAMYLKDTLDKEGIQELISNLSKDADGKIRVEDILKLASQSKEEDETGNEAGKD